From Parasteatoda tepidariorum isolate YZ-2023 chromosome 1, CAS_Ptep_4.0, whole genome shotgun sequence, one genomic window encodes:
- the LOC107455109 gene encoding sulfotransferase 1B1, producing MPECEVQLRNGEEKPEEELKKESCVMLLFVRGRPFPGSRWFYKEIIEEALDFKPRDTDIIISTFPKCGTNWMKYIVHTIITRGQKPLESSHQLTYEAVPFVDISGVAAIEALPDPRPIHYHLPYDLIPKNPNTKYIYIFRNPKDTVVSFYHFTMQTDELHVTFDEYFESFIRGLVAYGDYFDHVLSWYERRHDPNVLFLSYEQLQADTRGQILRIAKFIGEEYHRELVEDKALIEKVLYLISFENMKKSLMKEAPNKKEYELESKEIESPFNVPGPRYEVKYLKYFRKGIVGDWKNHMNPDQSRRMDQRILEKFGGTEIINMFNAKKTWL from the coding sequence atgcCTGAATGTGAAGTACAGTTGAGGAATGGGGAAGAAAAGCCTGAAGAAGAACTAAAGAAAGAGTCATGTGTGATGCTACTGTTTGTTAGAGGTCGACCATTTCCTGGCAGTCGATggttttataaagaaatcatAGAAGAAGCTCTAGACTTCAAGCCACGTGATACAGACATTATAATCAGCACTTTTCCAAAATGTGGCACTAACTGGATGAAGTACATAGTCCACACCATAATCACAAGAGGTCAGAAGCCATTAGAATCATCTCACCAACTGACCTACGAAGCAGTGCCCTTTGTCGATATTAGTGGTGTAGCAGCAATAGAGGCACTACCAGATCCTCGACCTATTCATTACCATTTGCCCTACGACTTGATCCCAAAGAATCCAAATACCaagtacatatatattttcagaaatccAAAAGACACCGTGGTTTCCTTCTATCATTTCACAATGCAAACAGACGAGCTCCATGTTACCTTCgatgaatattttgaatcattcatCAGAGGTCTGGTGGCCTATGGAGATTACTTCGACCACGTACTGTCTTGGTACGAACGCCGTCACGATCCGAATGTCCTATTTCTGTCCTATGAACAGCTCCAGGCAGACACCAGAGGTCAAATCTTACGTATAGCTAAATTCATTGGGGAAGAGTACCACAGGGAGCTGGTGGAAGATAAAGCTTTAATCGAAAAAGTTCTATACCTGATAAGCTTCGAGAACATGAAGAAGTCGTTGATGAAGGAAGCTCCCAACAAAAAAGAGTACGAACTAGAATCCAAAGAAATTGAGAGTCCCTTTAACGTACCAGGACCAAGATATGAAGtgaaatacttgaaatatttcCGAAAAGGAATCGTAGGAGATTGGAAGAACCATATGAACCCAGATCAGAGTCGACGAATGGATCAGCGAATTCTGGAGAAATTCGGAGGCACTGAAATCATTAACATGTTCAATGCCAAGAAAACGTGGTTGTGA